One genomic region from Gossypium hirsutum isolate 1008001.06 chromosome D13, Gossypium_hirsutum_v2.1, whole genome shotgun sequence encodes:
- the LOC107919683 gene encoding uncharacterized protein isoform X2, protein MPYEDPAIRECIPSEFLVNPNIWHVKVSLVVYVTIEMHEFDKVSRQFEFKQLTLVAPQDLDDLHPIDLVGRPDENCIRFHAEYINIWSNWYEFLPSREAIFIPDLPCYLEYMPWFRLVGKPYLRSEEDGSGKPHTRRPQRSLTHPRSSEVGPLFAYTQEPTSMPTPPPGQYMSSYSGCPCFGHRLRVQSLCHWCTKHNIVIPLRQW, encoded by the exons ATGCCATACGAGGATCCAGCAATTCGGGAATGTATCCCGTCCGAATTCTTGGTGAATCCCAACATCTGGCACGTGAAGGTGTCATTGGTAGTGTACGTTACTATAGAGATGCATGAGTTCGATAAGGTGTCGCGACAATTCGAGTTCAAGCAATTGACTCTAGTGGCACCTCAGGACCTCGATGATCTGCATCCTATCGACTTGGTGGGGAGGCCGGATGAGAATTGTATTAGATTCCACGCCGAATATATCAACATTTGGAGTAATTGGTATGAGTTTTTACCTTCTCGCGAGGCCATTTTCATTCCAGACTTACCTTGCTATCTCGAGTACATGCCTTGGTTTAGGCTTGTTGGCAAGCCATACTTGCGAAGCGAAGAAGATGGGAGTGGAAAACCACATACGAGGAGGCCACAACGGTCGCTGACACATCCAAGGTCTAGTGAGGTGGGTCCATTGTTTGCATATACACAAGAGCCGACATCGATGCCCACACCACCCCCTGGTCAGTATATGTCATCCTATTCTG GATGTCCATGTTTCGGCCACCGACTAAGAGTCCAGTCATTATGCCACTGGTGTACaaaacacaatatagttataCCCCTACGCCAATGGTGA
- the LOC107919683 gene encoding uncharacterized protein isoform X1, whose translation MHEFDKVSRQFEFKQLTLVAPQDLDDLHPIDLVGRPDENCIRFHAEYINIWSNWYEFLPSREAIFIPDLPCYLEYMPWFRLVGKPYLRSEEDGSGKPHTRRPQRSLTHPRSSEVGPLFAYTQEPTSMPTPPPGQYMSSYSGAYVNPIIFTQARYIPPHFSISPHYTMMQLTFLTTTMSTTTYRMSMFRPPTKSPVIMPLVYKTQYSYTPTPMVTQTPPGLCSIKIDHLPNHLFLDQRMHEGN comes from the coding sequence ATGCATGAGTTCGATAAGGTGTCGCGACAATTCGAGTTCAAGCAATTGACTCTAGTGGCACCTCAGGACCTCGATGATCTGCATCCTATCGACTTGGTGGGGAGGCCGGATGAGAATTGTATTAGATTCCACGCCGAATATATCAACATTTGGAGTAATTGGTATGAGTTTTTACCTTCTCGCGAGGCCATTTTCATTCCAGACTTACCTTGCTATCTCGAGTACATGCCTTGGTTTAGGCTTGTTGGCAAGCCATACTTGCGAAGCGAAGAAGATGGGAGTGGAAAACCACATACGAGGAGGCCACAACGGTCGCTGACACATCCAAGGTCTAGTGAGGTGGGTCCATTGTTTGCATATACACAAGAGCCGACATCGATGCCCACACCACCCCCTGGTCAGTATATGTCATCCTATTCTGGTGCGTATGTGAACCCTATTATTTTTACACAAGCACGATATATTCCACCACATTTTTCTATTTCTCCACATTACACAATGATGCAATTGACATTTTTGACAACGACAATGTCAACGACGACGTATAGGATGTCCATGTTTCGGCCACCGACTAAGAGTCCAGTCATTATGCCACTGGTGTACaaaacacaatatagttataCCCCTACGCCAATGGTGACACAAACACCTCCGGGATTATGTTCTATTAAGATAGATCATCTTCCCAACCACCTATTCCTAGACCAGAGGATGCACGAGGGAAACTGA